AATATGCTGGGATATTTTTTTCCCTATGAGAGAATGGTTTCATCATATATACTCAGAATACATCAGTAAAGAGGTGTAAAAGCAATAGCAATAGCAGTCTTTGGATCTTTAAAGAAAGAAGAAAGCAAAGGCAGACAAAGCACCACTCACAATTATAAGCTATAGTTATGCATTTACAAATTGAATGTAGAAAGAAATCTCCAAATAGATTGGAAGCTTTATGCAGTGCTAGATCCCATTGCAATCCCATCTAGAAGTGGAGACACAGGATAGATAGCGACACCAACGGCAATGATCATTTCCATTTTCTCCCCGAAACAGCATTACCAATGCAACTGTCAATCTGCATTTAGCAACAACAGGAAGCAACTAAGTCGAGCATGTGACAATCAGATCAACTTGGCTATTGTAGGAACCCAGAATTTCAAAGTCATTAAGGTCACCAAACTACGATGATCATAAAACCATACGAATAAATAACAAAGAGAATCAATTATTTGAAACATGAATGGTACCTACCCTACGACTAGCAGCACCAAGGAAACCAACCACAGAACATATTGGTAAGGCTTGTACTTGGACTTAATAAGAGTACCAGCTGGAAGATTCTGGCGCTCTAACCACCCAAACTGAGGACGAGATAGTAGAACAAAGCCAAGGAGGAACCCAGTTGTGAAGCCACCGATATGAGCAAAGTTATCAACATGGGGCAAAATTCCTATTGCAAGGTTAATGGCAATGATGACCAGAAGAGTAAAAAAAGCTGCTGCCTGTCGAATATTAAGAGGGGAGCAAGCAAGACAAAGGTTATTAATAAGACCATTAGCACTAGGATATtgacatatgtatatataagctATAAAATTCTATGATCATAGACATGGAAGAGATAATATTGCTCACCTTGTTTGTGTATATGGTCCAGTTGGTAATAAGTTCAGAAAGCATTGCACCAAGAAGCCCAAAAAGAGCACCAGAGGCACCAACAGAGATGTTGTTTCGGATAAATAGAGAAGAAACCACACTTGCGCCAAATCCTGACAAGAGATAAATAATTCCAACCCGCACTGCCACATTGAGAATTTGTAACAACAAATATCAGATCATCACATTATCTGAAACTTTAATCAACAGAGTTTAAGGGGATAACAAATGCGGTGCTTAAATCACAGCTGAAATTTGGCTCCATGCGTTGCATAAAGAGTATGAACAAGAAGATAAATTTCAAACAGAAGAAGAAACATACCAAACCCAAACTGTTGTTCAAGGCGTATACCAATGAAGGCCAGGCTCAGCATGTTGGCTAGAAGATGAATAACACCGGCATGCAGCCAAATGCAAGTAATAAGCCTCCATCCTTGATGTTTAACCACAACTTCGGTCCATTCAAGAGCTCCCAACTTCTTCAATCTTCCAAAATGAAAACATATCTTCATTTTAGAGGGCAATCCAACAATTGAGTAGCTACTTCCCAATTCCATCAATATCAGGAAAGAAATAATTTTATACCCTTGTGATTTTGCTACTTGCAAAATCATACATGCCTTTGTTACAATTCAACAACTATCTCATCTATTTTCAGCTTCTCCAATACCAGACAGACATTGAAGTAGGAAAGATTTGGACTTATAGGCTTAAGTAAAAACTAAACTTTTTTCCCATTTTTCTCTTCTCACTTTTGCTTTGCCAAGCCAGTGAAACACATACCCTATCTCTAACGCTTACACTTGAATCAGAGTAATATACTTCATATTGAAACCCTAATGATCCTAATTACAATGTccaaacaacaacaataatagcaAGTTATAAATAAGCAACAGTCAAGTATAGAAGCATTTGACATGAAATAGTAAATTCACCAAATTTGACCAGAAAGTATTTTTCCACATACAATAGTCAAACACAGTAAGAGATTGCAAGTACACTTAAAGCAATTAGAATTTTATATTGGCAGCAAAAATTCGTGCGGAGAGCTGCAAAACCTACGAGTGTGTGTGTATTTGGTCTGAATATATATATTCACGACAAGACAGCCTTACACCGAGAATCCACAAATGAGACATTCTAATTCCAGAAACTGATCAATAAAAAATCCATGGAAAACAGAGACGACCTAGTCTCAAATCCAGACCCAGCAGTGAGATCTAAATTCCACAACTTTTAAAAAGAATGTTGAAATTTGATTGATATTATTTTAGGAAGAAGAAAGCAATTTCAGCAAAGCTCCACCGACAACTCAATTTAGAAGACCAATAGAAAAATCAGGGGTAAGAAATGCTATAAAAGCTCTACCAAAGTTGACCCAAATTCAGAATCAAACTCAATTATAAACACATCTTCCAAGAAAAACGAAGGATAAAAGAAGAAGATAGGGTAAGCAGAAAGGAACATAAAAAGGAAGAAGTAAATTACGTGGAGGAAGAGGGACCAAAGAGAGGGTTCTCTCTCAAAGGCTCAAAAGAAAAGCGCCCAAGAAATCTGGCCACACACTTGCCGACAAGTCTCATATGCCTGTGCCCCGGACAATTGTTGACatacataacaacaataaaaacAGCAATATTAGCCACCACGATCATAGGCACCAACCACGATGTCCATTGCGAATCTGTATCTTCTATAACGTAAGCTGAAGAAGATGCATAAGCGCTGCTACTGTTCGTATTGTGGTTGCTATACCCGTTTCTCTTCACCCTTCCTCCCCTGCTCTCTATATCATCGTCCCCTGCCATTTTCACTTTCTCCTTGGAGAAAAAGAGATAAGAGTTGTGCTTTGTTGAAAAGAGGTTTAATGAGGAGTGGAACACTGATCTTTTGGGTTATGGTTTCTAACTGCAGCTGGCTGTTGTAAGACCGTGGGTCTTCTATGAGAGACGCATGATTGATTGCATTGGGTCATTTCTAGAAGGAAGTTAATTGGTTTTGGAGTTTGGTCTTTCCCACATGGGATGCCCGCCTCCACGTACGCCCACTACCTTTAGCTTAGCTTTGCTCGGTTtttttaaacccgcacacgtttttccttctttttcagcTAACTGGGTATCGATGTTTTGAACTTATGGTTCCcaaatcattattattaacattaaattACCCAAACACTTGATACAATTTAGATcccaatatttatatatattttaaatctttCCATTGTTTTTCAAAAGacgaaacaaaaaataaaatttgtcataCATGCATAATATGCATAGGAGTCAAAAGTTAGATAAGATAGGCATATATTCTTTTCGACGTTGATTAAGATAATGTTCGATTGTATGGCATATCATCCAACGCTGCATATAAAGCATCAAAAGAATAACCAACCTGGCCAACATTGTTATCTTCCTTAGCAAATCTATAATGACTCCCACCTTGCCAGAATCAGTGGCAATCAACAGCTACACTTAAAAAGTTGTACAACTTACAAGAATCATGACCACAGTATGGTTTAACCTGTCAATAAGAAAGATTCATAAAGATCTAACGTCCATGCCAAGTAAACAAATATTTcaacacacacacaaaatgaatttaagctcaagaagaTCCACAATCcttttcatttctccatttcaaaCCAAAATCATTGACCATGGTGTAACAAgactcaaaaaataaataatacaggGCAACCATTTTCATTTCAAACAATACAAAATTGCTCAAAACTTCTTATAGTACCAAACAATCAGCGCTTCCCACCGCCACCGCCAAGCCTGGGGGCTTTTGTTGCAGCGGTCTTGGGCACATTACCCTTACTTTGAGTCTTTTGTTGCTTGGATATTATCTCAGCCTTTTTAGCCTTCTTTTCATCCTTAGTTTTCTTAATCCTCTCTTTAATTTCACTGCACAGCATATCATGTGATTCAACAAACAAACTTTGGCTAATCAATTTCCATCACAATGTAATTTCAACAATACTTTAAACGTACCGCAGAGCAGCTTCCCGCGCAGCATCTCGGACTTCAGGTTTCTCACTTCTTCTCTTCTGAATCACCTCTAGTGTAGCACCAACAATGGACCTTGAGTAGGGCTTTTTCGTGGTGCGGCGCCTCTTCTTAACTGCTTCTGCTGCAATATCCTGCAGGCATTGACGGCAACCAAAACTTAGGGGGGGAAAAAACAAGAAATATCCACGCTCTCTGCTAAATAGAAGAGGGCTTAAACAGATAGATTTAAGAGTGAATAGAAAATAGAGCAGTTACCTTCTTATGCTGCTTTCTGTACATTGCAGTCCAAGTAAGCTTGGATGGCTTGAGACGGTTGTGGAAGTACCTCTTGCATTTGGAGTTTGCAAAGAGGAACACCTGTCAATTATATTAAAAGTGATCCATACATGTAACTGAGGCAACCGATGTGTACTTCAATGGAAACCCAAAGTGGAAAGCTTTACCTGAGAATCTGAGCGAATAAATCTGATACCCTTACCAGGGTATATCTTGCCACCGCTGAAGCGGCATGGTTCAGTCCTGCCAACCCCATATTTACAAATCGTAAAGTATTAATAACTTGTAGTGTTAAGTTTAACCCAGCTAGCTAAAACTTACAAACACAAAATCAGTTGAGGAAAGAAACAGCCATTGATAGTTAGattaaaagaaatgggaaagAAAATGTGGTTTCATATTTagtaaatgaagaaataaaagaaacaagcAGAGAGAAGACAAACTTGAGAACCATGGTGGCAAGACAGCCGCTCCTCTGAACTGAAGAAGTAGTTTTTGCgggaagagaaaaaagaaaaccctagttttgccttttaaatttattttacagTGGGCTTCCGGATAATGTAACCGTGTGAAATTCTCGGAAGGACGCAACGCAATGGAATTTGGGCTTTTGGGAAGCCCAtcagacttttttttttaaattgaaaaaagagaTTTACAATCAACCCCAACACACCCAAATTTTGAGGTTTTAACCGTGTTTGTGGCATGTGCCGCACATGCCGCAACATTATCCTTTTCTTTCAAGTATTACTAATTTTGCCAATCACGATTAATTAGTATGAGATTTaaggtttaatttttatgtttctacaCTTTTTTCACTATATCAAAGAGTACTTtgaattatatcttttatttgagttaaatacctattttttttatatctaacCTTTATTTCGTAATGAAAGTTTGATCCTATCATTATATTCTGTTTAACAAAAATTAGAGTCAATTAAGAAATGCTATGTGATCACctcattaaaatctaattaaataaaaaaacatattaatatttatattgatattaattaaaacaaattatattaatattagaaaatatatatattccctCTCTTTCCCCGTTAGAGCTGCCCACGtgttccaaaaataaaatttagttgaGTATCATTTTTGGTCGGCTTGGTCCACTTAAAAAAtccatttcattatttaaaaattaatgaaatatttaaaatatattttttaattaatattttatatatttttataattaaatttaaataataaaaatagcttTAGAACCAGTTTGAGATgcaaaaaattttgtttaaaagttGACCCAAGTCCATCCCCAACCCACCATCTTTATGGAAAATCAATCAAACCCACCAGCCTATCATTTTCCATGggaaaagagataataataaattttaaaaaaaaactaaaaaacaaacaaaaataaaagccaaatagCCTTAAAACCCATCAAAGCAAAAAAAATGGAGATGATATCATCATCAACAACTTCAAAAACCACCGCCATTacaaagaagaagataaaatcataaatagTTGTTTGGTACTTGAGACACAGGGAGAGAAAGGGGGAggaggaattttttattttatttaatattaacataaaatttataatttatttatatcttaatgAGGTGATGATGTGATGCTTTTTTATTAATTGGGACGTTTTATTTTAACGGATATAATGGCTGGGCCAATTTTGGTTACAAAATAAAGTTTAGATATTTGGTTTGACTAAATAAAATTTCTAGGTATCCAACTCAAACAAATGACATAATTTAAGGGtctatcaatttaaaataaaaaaggtaagaatttaaaaagttttaaagtttgagaaattaaaaggagaatatatttttagttaggaataatatttgatatattgcAAGTGGGAATATAAGCACGGttaaaagttaataaatattttatagtggtataataaaatattaaaaaaataaa
This window of the Gossypium hirsutum isolate 1008001.06 chromosome A09, Gossypium_hirsutum_v2.1, whole genome shotgun sequence genome carries:
- the LOC107930258 gene encoding 60S ribosomal protein L24-1, producing the protein MVLKTEPCRFSGGKIYPGKGIRFIRSDSQVFLFANSKCKRYFHNRLKPSKLTWTAMYRKQHKKDIAAEAVKKRRRTTKKPYSRSIVGATLEVIQKRRSEKPEVRDAAREAALREIKERIKKTKDEKKAKKAEIISKQQKTQSKGNVPKTAATKAPRLGGGGGKR
- the LOC107930257 gene encoding RHOMBOID-like protein 3 isoform X1, whose protein sequence is MAGDDDIESRGGRVKRNGYSNHNTNSSSAYASSSAYVIEDTDSQWTSWLVPMIVVANIAVFIVVMYVNNCPGHRHMRLVGKCVARFLGRFSFEPLRENPLFGPSSSTLKKLGALEWTEVVVKHQGWRLITCIWLHAGVIHLLANMLSLAFIGIRLEQQFGFVRVGIIYLLSGFGASVVSSLFIRNNISVGASGALFGLLGAMLSELITNWTIYTNKAAAFFTLLVIIAINLAIGILPHVDNFAHIGGFTTGFLLGFVLLSRPQFGWLERQNLPAGTLIKSKYKPYQYVLWLVSLVLLVVGLTVALVMLFRGENGNDHCRWCRYLSCVSTSRWDCNGI
- the LOC107930257 gene encoding RHOMBOID-like protein 3 isoform X2, with translation MLARLKKLGALEWTEVVVKHQGWRLITCIWLHAGVIHLLANMLSLAFIGIRLEQQFGFVRVGIIYLLSGFGASVVSSLFIRNNISVGASGALFGLLGAMLSELITNWTIYTNKAAAFFTLLVIIAINLAIGILPHVDNFAHIGGFTTGFLLGFVLLSRPQFGWLERQNLPAGTLIKSKYKPYQYVLWLVSLVLLVVGLTVALVMLFRGENGNDHCRWCRYLSCVSTSRWDCNGI